Proteins encoded within one genomic window of Saccharicrinis carchari:
- a CDS encoding amino acid permease yields MKLKKELGLFDVFAVSTGAMFSSGFFLLPGLASQYTGPSVILAYLVAGVLILPAMFSIAEISTALPRSGGAYFFLDRSLGPMMGTIGGIGTYAALLLKTAFALVGIGAYASIFFDIPIKETAVVFAVVFTLLNILGAKKTSGIQKVFVIVLLLVLTAFIVDGVYHIFWAEQSAVTFQKRELVPFFTGGAEGFIFTIGFVFVSYLGLTQIASVAEEIKNPDRNIPLGMALSLLVTALIYGLGVFIMVAVIPNDALAIDLAPAATAVQQLFTWLPPRTGLYIIVLAALFAFASTGNAGMLSTSRFPLAMGRDKLFSEKFTSISRFGTPVPAILLTAGLIVLFIVVLSEEGIVKLASTFQLFIFVAINFSVIVFRNSKIASYDPGFNSPLYPWMQIFGILTSLMLISFMGWVPISFTIFIILLAYLWYVFFVRSKVKREGAIFHWFALLGKHQHDDLEGEFLTILREKGMRQDDPFNQTIVRAKIHEVDQQKKFKDIVKLVADASSEEINTDKKLIQQEFFKSNPFDAALMIPEVMLLNAQIPNIDHPVLHIVLSKNGTTQTIEINNKKHKNTIKVFFFLINDAEQTKQQLRMLTGIWDIAERDYFVQDILALENKGKIIEYLLHSKQYITFKLTKDSAAAEFINKKLIDVKLPPDVLVVFIERGIHSFAPHGKTVLHENDILTIIGETSSINNLYDRYVLK; encoded by the coding sequence ATGAAACTAAAAAAAGAACTGGGCTTATTTGATGTTTTTGCCGTGAGCACGGGTGCCATGTTTAGTTCGGGTTTTTTTCTGTTGCCCGGCCTGGCATCGCAATATACCGGACCATCGGTTATCCTGGCCTACCTGGTGGCCGGGGTGCTTATATTGCCTGCCATGTTCAGTATTGCCGAAATATCTACCGCACTACCACGTTCCGGGGGAGCTTATTTTTTCTTGGATCGTAGTTTAGGTCCTATGATGGGTACCATTGGTGGTATTGGCACCTATGCGGCTTTATTGTTAAAAACTGCTTTTGCACTGGTAGGAATAGGGGCTTATGCCTCAATATTTTTTGACATACCCATTAAGGAAACGGCTGTGGTTTTTGCCGTAGTATTTACTCTTTTAAATATTTTGGGTGCTAAAAAAACGTCGGGTATTCAAAAAGTTTTTGTTATTGTATTGCTATTGGTGCTCACCGCTTTTATTGTGGATGGTGTGTACCATATTTTCTGGGCAGAACAATCCGCAGTAACTTTTCAGAAAAGGGAATTGGTTCCGTTTTTTACAGGTGGGGCCGAGGGCTTTATCTTTACAATAGGTTTTGTTTTTGTGTCGTACCTGGGGCTTACACAGATAGCCAGTGTGGCCGAAGAAATAAAAAATCCTGATAGAAATATTCCTTTGGGAATGGCTTTGTCGTTGCTGGTTACCGCCTTAATATATGGCTTGGGCGTTTTTATTATGGTGGCCGTAATTCCAAATGATGCGCTCGCCATCGATCTGGCACCGGCAGCAACCGCAGTACAGCAGTTGTTCACTTGGCTTCCTCCACGCACGGGATTGTATATCATTGTTTTAGCCGCCTTGTTTGCCTTTGCCTCAACAGGTAATGCCGGTATGCTGTCCACTTCGCGCTTTCCCCTGGCTATGGGCAGAGACAAGTTGTTTTCGGAAAAATTTACCAGCATAAGTCGCTTTGGTACGCCTGTGCCCGCAATATTGCTCACAGCAGGACTTATCGTATTGTTTATCGTTGTTCTTTCCGAAGAGGGTATTGTTAAATTAGCCAGTACCTTTCAATTGTTTATTTTTGTTGCGATCAACTTTTCTGTAATCGTATTTCGCAATAGTAAAATTGCCTCCTACGATCCCGGATTTAATTCGCCACTGTACCCATGGATGCAAATTTTCGGTATACTAACTTCCTTGATGCTGATATCCTTCATGGGATGGGTGCCTATCTCATTCACTATATTTATAATTTTATTAGCCTACCTGTGGTATGTTTTTTTTGTGCGTAGCAAGGTAAAACGCGAAGGCGCCATCTTTCATTGGTTCGCTTTGCTCGGCAAACATCAGCACGACGACCTGGAGGGCGAGTTTTTGACTATTTTGCGTGAGAAAGGAATGCGACAGGACGATCCTTTTAACCAGACTATCGTGCGGGCAAAAATTCATGAGGTCGATCAGCAAAAGAAATTTAAAGATATTGTAAAGCTTGTTGCGGATGCTTCGTCAGAGGAAATAAATACCGATAAAAAGCTTATTCAACAGGAGTTTTTTAAATCAAATCCTTTCGATGCTGCCCTAATGATTCCGGAAGTGATGCTGCTCAATGCCCAAATACCAAATATTGATCACCCGGTATTACATATTGTTCTCTCAAAAAATGGTACTACTCAAACGATTGAAATAAACAACAAAAAACATAAGAATACCATAAAAGTATTTTTCTTTTTGATTAACGATGCTGAGCAAACCAAACAACAACTGCGCATGCTCACAGGCATATGGGATATTGCAGAACGTGACTATTTTGTGCAAGATATACTTGCACTTGAAAATAAAGGCAAAATAATAGAATATCTGTTGCACAGTAAGCAATACATCACTTTTAAACTCACAAAAGATTCCGCTGCTGCAGAGTTTATCAATAAAAAATTAATTGATGTAAAATTGCCCCCCGATGTACTGGTGGTTTTTATTGAGCGAGGTATCCATTCCTTTGCCCCACATGGTAAAACTGTGCTTCACGAAAATGATATCCTCACCATCATTGGCGAAACAAGTTCGATAAATAATCTTTATGACCGGTATGTTTTAAAATAA
- a CDS encoding mechanosensitive ion channel domain-containing protein, which translates to MDEYKIKLIQSVVVAVLFLLLKFLINKLIKKVSLKFEYHKPRIKIVSKLISLLLFSVALGFVFIIWGIDQSDLFLFISSLLTIVGIAFVAQWSLLSNITSTLIIFFSHPIRIGERITILDKDYNMEGQISDIRIFFIIIKTTDGEYVTIPSSVFMQKMIKKNK; encoded by the coding sequence ATGGACGAATATAAAATCAAATTAATTCAATCGGTGGTTGTAGCAGTTTTATTTTTACTGCTTAAATTTTTGATTAACAAACTTATTAAAAAGGTATCGTTAAAATTTGAATATCACAAGCCCCGTATAAAGATAGTCAGCAAACTGATCTCCTTGCTTCTGTTTTCTGTGGCTTTAGGATTTGTATTTATTATTTGGGGTATCGATCAGTCGGATCTGTTTCTGTTTATATCATCCTTACTGACCATTGTAGGCATCGCTTTTGTTGCACAGTGGTCGTTACTTTCCAATATTACATCCACGCTCATCATCTTTTTTAGTCATCCGATACGTATTGGTGAACGAATAACCATCCTTGATAAAGACTATAACATGGAAGGGCAAATCAGCGACATACGTATATTTTTTATTATCATTAAAACTACAGATGGTGAATACGTAACCATACCAAGTTCGGTTTTTATGCAAAAAATGATAAAGAAGAACAAGTGA
- a CDS encoding T9SS type A sorting domain-containing protein: protein MKTRNNQLQVSFKSRKFGVILLLTIITSVAAVKAQISAPGSPAFSLDVNELLKNVEELPYTPGKAQLKEARIINKDEPLKFAHQFTVNYTPDNSGTWTQLDNGTKVWRLLISSPNAYSINVIFDRYVLPPGAKLFIYNTDKSDIKGAFTDANNQPSGILATVPVRGDQVIVEYQEPAKVQFKAELMIGAVNHDFLGIHNLKSTTSFNSSGYCNVDVSCFDQDNNLDVRRAVVKIIIDGQELCTGTMINSAGSEAKPYLITSAHCYKLDASANTTLLYFNYDVPYCSDIIEAYPEHTLSGGEARVMVNELDIALVEMFNMPPAYYRPYFAGWTLNPEPTGLFKAIHHPWGDVKKIATFDGTIEASSFNSYFNRPYAQVDNFHWRVAQWSTGTTEPGSSGGPLFDGNNNFVGALSGGAATCSSPVNDYYWQFYKAWDQKTESNQQYKAWLDPLNSGVQSLNGANPYEQQAFVRLSNIEKGDRPANSTLIGGGYLSGHNGIKTTAYAERFDGIKKATIKGIYLMPGKSPQSSSQTFNISLWQGTNEPETMLVKKEDIALNSLRANREGYLEFDTPITVNGSFFVSYEINYNNTPIDTLAVYYAARTQKSNNTMLAYHQSTGWKYASELHENKNYSLWLDVLAEAVVYGDTQIIPDTRSEVVIYPVPTKGNTLFINSGGYFIQTVEVRDVLGRLWSVATVNQAGENLPIEIGVLPNGVYILKIRTKNNWLSKKFMVE, encoded by the coding sequence ATGAAGACAAGGAATAATCAACTGCAGGTATCATTCAAAAGCAGAAAGTTTGGTGTTATTTTGCTTTTAACCATAATAACATCTGTTGCAGCAGTTAAAGCACAAATAAGCGCACCGGGCAGTCCGGCATTCAGTCTGGATGTGAATGAGCTGTTAAAAAATGTCGAGGAACTTCCATATACACCCGGCAAGGCACAACTTAAAGAAGCACGCATAATAAATAAAGATGAGCCATTAAAATTTGCGCATCAGTTTACCGTTAATTATACGCCGGATAACTCGGGTACATGGACACAACTGGATAACGGCACAAAAGTATGGCGCTTGCTTATCAGCTCACCCAATGCCTATAGTATCAATGTAATTTTCGACAGGTATGTGCTTCCCCCGGGAGCCAAGCTGTTTATCTACAATACGGACAAAAGCGATATAAAAGGTGCATTTACCGATGCCAATAATCAGCCTTCCGGTATCCTGGCTACGGTTCCTGTCCGCGGCGATCAGGTGATTGTGGAATATCAGGAGCCGGCAAAGGTTCAATTTAAAGCAGAACTGATGATTGGAGCAGTAAATCACGATTTTTTGGGGATACACAACTTAAAAAGTACAACTTCGTTTAATAGTTCCGGATATTGTAATGTGGATGTTTCGTGTTTTGATCAGGATAATAACCTGGATGTGCGACGTGCAGTGGTTAAAATAATTATCGATGGACAAGAGCTATGTACCGGAACCATGATTAATAGTGCGGGCAGCGAAGCAAAACCATATTTAATCACTTCGGCTCATTGCTATAAGCTGGATGCCAGTGCCAATACCACCCTGTTGTATTTTAATTATGATGTGCCTTATTGCTCAGATATAATTGAAGCCTACCCGGAGCATACCCTTTCGGGTGGGGAAGCCAGAGTAATGGTTAATGAATTGGATATTGCTCTGGTTGAAATGTTTAACATGCCGCCTGCATATTATCGCCCGTATTTTGCCGGGTGGACTTTAAACCCGGAGCCCACCGGATTGTTTAAAGCCATTCATCATCCGTGGGGCGACGTAAAAAAAATAGCCACCTTTGACGGAACAATTGAGGCAAGCAGTTTTAATTCGTACTTTAACCGTCCGTATGCGCAAGTTGATAACTTTCATTGGCGGGTGGCACAGTGGTCAACAGGAACCACTGAGCCCGGTTCGTCGGGAGGCCCTTTGTTCGATGGCAATAATAATTTTGTCGGTGCCTTATCGGGTGGTGCTGCTACCTGTTCATCGCCCGTAAACGATTATTATTGGCAATTTTATAAGGCGTGGGATCAGAAAACGGAAAGTAACCAACAATACAAAGCCTGGTTAGATCCGCTGAACTCCGGGGTGCAAAGTTTAAATGGTGCCAACCCCTATGAACAACAAGCCTTTGTGAGGTTAAGTAACATCGAAAAGGGTGATAGACCTGCCAATTCAACTCTAATTGGGGGGGGATACCTGAGTGGGCACAATGGAATTAAAACAACGGCCTATGCCGAACGCTTCGACGGAATAAAGAAGGCAACAATAAAAGGGATTTACCTGATGCCCGGCAAATCACCGCAGAGCTCGTCTCAAACGTTTAATATATCGCTTTGGCAAGGCACTAATGAGCCTGAAACTATGCTTGTAAAAAAAGAAGACATAGCGCTTAATTCGCTGCGGGCAAATCGGGAGGGATACCTGGAGTTTGATACCCCGATAACGGTGAATGGGAGCTTTTTTGTGTCTTATGAAATCAACTATAACAATACGCCCATCGATACTTTGGCCGTTTATTATGCGGCACGAACGCAAAAAAGCAATAATACCATGCTGGCATATCATCAGTCCACCGGATGGAAATATGCATCGGAATTGCACGAAAATAAAAACTACAGCCTATGGTTGGATGTGCTGGCCGAGGCCGTGGTGTATGGCGATACGCAAATCATTCCTGATACCCGATCCGAAGTAGTTATTTATCCGGTGCCCACAAAAGGAAACACCTTATTTATAAATTCCGGAGGATATTTTATTCAAACTGTTGAGGTTAGGGATGTGCTGGGGCGCTTGTGGTCGGTAGCGACGGTAAACCAGGCCGGCGAAAACCTGCCCATTGAAATAGGGGTATTGCCCAATGGTGTTTATATTCTTAAAATACGTACAAAAAATAATTGGCTAAGCAAAAAGTTTATGGTAGAGTAG
- a CDS encoding universal stress protein has translation MKLLEKILVAVDVNKDVTDQIDVAINIARTYNSQIIIVYVIPKEVLHPDISDIVIKAVKKSLLDVKETLENAGVDVVDPIIENGKPGERLLQVSADHNVNLILVGSGGSSNNNFKLGITAHKLIQLSDKPVWIVKAGGETKFSNILCPVDFSDPSRRALKNAILLTKKFRAMLRILNVYKPFTNITPRIQVDMEKENADLLLQQEYYMDEFLKEFDLSDIAFKVDVKPGSVHEIILQTIKKQGHDLLVMGTNGRSGFNRFMMGSVTERVVREMPCSFVTTKTHDMFQLKFDTEIKEIEVHLQNARVLLQKGLYKEAIGQYQMCLQINDMHIPSMYKLANIYRKIGEEKRAIHYDNMGKDLLSKLWDEKIEIEIRNHYKSGI, from the coding sequence ATGAAACTACTGGAAAAAATATTAGTAGCTGTTGATGTCAATAAAGATGTAACGGATCAGATAGATGTAGCAATTAATATTGCCCGGACGTACAATTCACAAATAATTATCGTTTATGTAATCCCAAAGGAAGTATTGCATCCCGATATAAGTGATATTGTAATTAAAGCGGTAAAAAAATCATTGCTTGATGTGAAAGAAACACTTGAAAATGCCGGGGTAGATGTGGTCGATCCCATCATCGAAAACGGCAAGCCCGGCGAAAGGCTGCTTCAGGTGTCCGCCGATCACAATGTTAACCTTATTCTTGTAGGATCCGGGGGGAGCAGTAACAACAATTTTAAACTGGGCATCACAGCCCATAAACTCATCCAGCTATCGGATAAACCGGTTTGGATAGTAAAAGCGGGAGGAGAAACTAAATTTAGCAATATCCTTTGTCCGGTAGATTTTTCCGACCCATCGAGGCGAGCCTTGAAAAATGCCATTTTACTTACTAAAAAATTCAGGGCAATGCTCAGGATACTGAACGTATATAAACCTTTTACCAATATTACGCCACGCATACAGGTGGATATGGAAAAAGAAAATGCCGATTTGTTATTGCAGCAAGAGTATTATATGGACGAGTTTTTAAAAGAATTCGACCTCAGCGATATAGCTTTTAAGGTGGATGTGAAACCCGGATCGGTGCACGAAATAATATTGCAAACCATAAAAAAACAGGGTCACGATTTGTTGGTTATGGGTACCAATGGACGCTCGGGGTTTAACCGATTTATGATGGGTAGCGTTACGGAACGTGTTGTACGAGAAATGCCTTGTTCGTTTGTAACCACAAAAACCCACGATATGTTTCAATTGAAGTTTGATACCGAAATAAAGGAAATTGAAGTACATCTCCAAAATGCCCGGGTGTTACTTCAAAAAGGGCTGTATAAAGAAGCCATAGGGCAATATCAGATGTGTTTGCAAATTAATGATATGCATATACCCTCCATGTACAAGTTGGCCAATATATATAGAAAGATAGGGGAGGAGAAGAGAGCTATCCATTACGATAATATGGGCAAAGACCTATTGAGCAAACTGTGGGATGAAAAGATAGAGATTGAAATTAGGAATCATTATAAATCAGGTATATAA
- the buk gene encoding butyrate kinase: MEIFRVLVINPGSTSTKIAVYDNEKSIFLKNIKHPAHELEPFKTIADQYEFRKEVILNELINADIDIERIDGVMARGGLVKPISSGVYEVNEALKRDLRIGILGQHASNLGGLIADDIAKSLPHARAFIADPVVVDELEEVARITGCPSMPRRSIFHALNQKAVGRLFARTRGFVYEELNLIVAHMGGGVSIGAHRQGKVIDVNNAIDGYGPFSPERAGTLPSGALVDACFSGKYTYDEMKKIVTGNGGLVAHLGTNQAYEVEKRVKAGDEHAKLILSAMCYQIAKTIGGCAAVLKGKVNGIILTGGIAHDNFVINYIKEMVDFIAPVAVYPGEDEMTALMQNGLMVLRNQVECKVYA; this comes from the coding sequence ATGGAAATTTTTAGAGTATTGGTCATTAATCCGGGTTCTACCTCTACCAAAATTGCGGTTTACGACAACGAAAAATCTATTTTTTTAAAGAATATCAAACATCCGGCCCACGAGCTGGAACCCTTTAAAACTATTGCCGATCAGTACGAGTTTAGGAAGGAGGTAATACTAAACGAGCTGATTAACGCCGACATAGATATTGAACGGATAGATGGTGTTATGGCACGAGGTGGGCTCGTAAAACCCATTTCATCTGGTGTTTACGAGGTCAATGAAGCCTTAAAGCGCGACTTGCGTATAGGTATATTAGGTCAGCATGCCAGTAATCTGGGCGGATTAATAGCCGACGATATTGCCAAGTCCTTGCCTCATGCCAGAGCTTTTATTGCCGACCCGGTAGTGGTGGACGAGTTGGAAGAAGTAGCGCGAATTACCGGATGCCCCAGCATGCCGCGCCGATCCATATTTCATGCTCTTAACCAAAAAGCCGTAGGTCGTTTGTTTGCTCGAACCCGTGGGTTTGTTTATGAAGAGTTAAACCTGATAGTGGCTCATATGGGTGGTGGTGTTTCAATTGGTGCACACAGGCAGGGTAAGGTAATCGATGTAAATAATGCCATCGACGGCTACGGACCTTTTTCGCCGGAGCGTGCCGGCACATTGCCCAGTGGTGCTTTGGTGGATGCATGCTTTAGTGGTAAATATACTTACGACGAGATGAAAAAGATAGTTACCGGAAACGGGGGCTTGGTAGCTCATCTGGGTACAAATCAGGCTTACGAAGTGGAAAAAAGAGTGAAAGCAGGTGACGAACATGCCAAGCTTATTCTGAGTGCAATGTGTTATCAAATAGCCAAAACAATTGGAGGATGTGCAGCAGTGTTAAAAGGTAAAGTAAACGGTATTATTCTTACCGGCGGTATTGCTCACGACAATTTTGTAATCAATTATATCAAAGAAATGGTCGATTTTATTGCTCCCGTAGCCGTTTATCCCGGCGAGGACGAAATGACAGCACTTATGCAGAACGGCCTAATGGTACTGCGTAACCAGGTGGAGTGCAAAGTGTATGCGTAA
- a CDS encoding cation:proton antiporter domain-containing protein, with the protein MSIQNVVNGDNMAYFLIIGATLIIILSYMFSIISQKTAVPSVILLILLGFFSKKIFNIGIEDVNWVFPLEILGIVGLMLIVLEGALDLKLSRERWPMIWKSGLIALVALFVNVFIFTFGIQLIIGNLDFLTAFIYAIPLSIISSAIVIPSVNQLEEEKKEFLIYESTLSDIFGLILFYAVVNNVHTTEATTIGINVVANLAGTLVLSVVVGYFMIIFFQRINTQVKLFLFISVLLLLYAVGKVFHLSSLLIILVFGLILENRHIFFFGPIKKFLRENQVTQVLNDFKLLTAESAFVVRTFFFFVFGLSITIAGIFHTSVMLGSLVFLVLIFVVRWGLFKLIVKKNFMPEVFIAPRGLISVLLYFAIPEEFVINDFNTGILLFIILGTSITMAWSLVHYKLGKGGRMKKLAEVRSSFLKGHKTEETDSENEDKE; encoded by the coding sequence TTGTCGATACAAAATGTAGTAAACGGAGATAACATGGCTTATTTTCTGATTATTGGAGCCACCCTAATTATTATTCTATCGTACATGTTTTCCATTATTTCCCAAAAAACGGCGGTGCCCAGCGTTATCCTGTTGATATTACTCGGTTTTTTCAGTAAAAAAATATTCAATATTGGTATTGAGGATGTGAATTGGGTTTTCCCCTTGGAGATATTGGGTATAGTGGGATTGATGCTTATTGTGTTGGAAGGTGCATTGGATTTAAAGCTAAGCAGAGAAAGATGGCCCATGATATGGAAATCTGGGTTAATAGCACTTGTTGCCTTATTTGTTAATGTATTCATCTTTACCTTCGGTATTCAGCTTATTATTGGCAACCTCGATTTCCTGACGGCTTTTATCTATGCCATACCACTCTCCATTATTAGTAGCGCAATAGTTATACCCAGTGTAAATCAGTTGGAGGAGGAGAAAAAAGAATTTTTAATCTACGAAAGCACGCTGTCCGATATATTTGGCCTGATATTATTTTATGCCGTAGTAAACAATGTACATACCACCGAAGCAACAACCATCGGTATAAATGTGGTTGCCAATTTGGCCGGTACATTAGTTTTGTCGGTGGTGGTTGGGTATTTTATGATTATCTTTTTTCAACGAATCAACACCCAGGTAAAACTCTTTTTGTTTATTTCCGTATTACTATTGTTATATGCGGTGGGTAAGGTGTTTCATTTGTCGTCGTTGCTTATTATATTGGTTTTTGGATTGATACTCGAGAATAGACACATCTTTTTTTTCGGGCCGATAAAAAAGTTTTTACGCGAGAATCAGGTAACACAGGTATTAAACGATTTTAAGCTATTGACCGCGGAAAGTGCCTTTGTGGTGCGCACCTTTTTCTTTTTTGTGTTTGGTCTTAGCATAACCATTGCGGGTATATTTCATACTTCGGTAATGTTGGGTTCACTTGTTTTCTTGGTTCTTATTTTTGTGGTGCGATGGGGGCTCTTTAAGCTGATAGTGAAAAAGAATTTTATGCCCGAAGTGTTTATTGCACCGCGGGGCTTGATTTCCGTACTGCTTTACTTTGCCATACCAGAGGAGTTTGTAATCAACGATTTTAATACCGGTATCTTATTGTTTATCATCCTGGGCACAAGTATAACCATGGCCTGGAGCCTGGTGCATTATAAATTGGGTAAGGGTGGACGTATGAAAAAACTGGCCGAAGTGCGGAGCTCATTTTTAAAAGGACATAAAACAGAGGAAACAGATAGTGAAAATGAAGACAAGGAATAA
- a CDS encoding phosphate acyltransferase — translation MDHPTTKLAQIPEFVIGLKKRFRAAVVAPEDTHTLEAVVKSSRDGFIYPILIGDSAIISNLLPASFAQDNSRFEIVACTDKAEAAKLAVAMVKRGEADIVMKGLIRTDLLLKAVLDKKKGLMKPQGVLSYVCAMEIPAYPKLLLITDPAVLPFPNLQQKVAMAKYAVEMAHNIGITKPKIALMSASEKVSPHFPNSQEYQTMCKMTNEGEIGNCIMDGPLDLFLACNPASVALKGSHTPVAGDADILLFPSLEASNPFYKSLMLFGGAELAGLISGTTHPVVVMSRSDSFKTKYYCLALACLLVEKSC, via the coding sequence ATGGACCATCCAACAACAAAATTAGCACAAATACCCGAATTTGTTATTGGCTTAAAAAAACGATTCAGAGCAGCCGTTGTTGCACCTGAAGACACTCACACCTTGGAGGCGGTTGTAAAATCATCCCGGGATGGGTTTATATATCCTATTTTAATAGGTGACAGTGCCATCATTTCAAATTTATTACCCGCATCTTTTGCACAGGATAATAGCCGGTTTGAAATAGTAGCATGTACAGATAAAGCCGAAGCTGCCAAGCTTGCTGTTGCAATGGTAAAACGTGGAGAGGCCGATATTGTAATGAAGGGTCTTATCCGTACCGACTTATTACTAAAAGCTGTTTTAGATAAAAAAAAGGGTTTGATGAAACCGCAAGGTGTATTAAGCTACGTTTGTGCCATGGAAATACCAGCCTACCCTAAACTGTTGCTAATCACCGACCCTGCTGTATTACCTTTCCCCAACCTGCAACAAAAAGTAGCAATGGCTAAGTATGCCGTTGAAATGGCTCATAACATAGGCATAACAAAACCTAAAATAGCCCTGATGAGCGCTTCGGAAAAAGTATCTCCTCATTTTCCTAATTCGCAAGAGTACCAAACGATGTGTAAGATGACGAATGAAGGGGAAATCGGAAATTGCATCATGGACGGCCCGTTAGATTTATTTTTAGCCTGCAACCCGGCCAGCGTAGCACTTAAAGGTAGCCATACCCCTGTGGCTGGAGATGCTGATATACTGCTGTTTCCTTCTTTAGAAGCAAGTAATCCTTTTTATAAAAGTTTAATGCTGTTTGGAGGTGCTGAGTTGGCCGGACTAATAAGCGGAACCACTCATCCGGTGGTTGTAATGAGCCGCAGCGATAGTTTTAAAACTAAATATTATTGCTTGGCACTGGCCTGCTTACTGGTTGAAAAAAGTTGTTAA
- a CDS encoding bifunctional enoyl-CoA hydratase/phosphate acetyltransferase produces the protein MYKKLSDLERLVSNKKERKILVLAVSQDAFSLNAVYKGYVAGYIMPVLIGDKALTEAIINENKFDFKDVRIIDEPNPEKCVELAVKMAHDDEVQILMKGNVPTPVLLKGVLNKSWGLRTNTLLSHFALFEVETYHKFIAITDVAMNIAPNLKDKIAIVNNSVGYLNKMGIANPKVAVLGAIEMVNESMQATLDAALLSKMNQRDQIKNCTIDGPLAFDNAISFESAKHKKIKSAVAGDTDLLLVPDIEVGNVLYKTLVFFAKAKVASVILGAKVPIVLTSRSDSEESKYYSIVLAAIG, from the coding sequence ATGTACAAAAAACTATCGGATTTAGAGCGTTTGGTTAGCAATAAAAAAGAGCGTAAAATATTGGTGCTGGCTGTTTCGCAAGATGCTTTTTCGCTCAATGCCGTTTATAAAGGCTATGTAGCAGGGTATATTATGCCGGTTTTGATTGGCGATAAGGCATTGACCGAGGCTATTATTAACGAAAATAAATTTGATTTTAAAGATGTCCGTATCATTGACGAACCCAATCCCGAAAAATGTGTGGAGCTGGCTGTGAAGATGGCACATGATGACGAAGTGCAGATACTAATGAAGGGTAATGTGCCTACCCCGGTGCTTTTAAAAGGGGTGTTAAATAAAAGTTGGGGCTTACGGACCAATACATTACTCTCACATTTTGCCTTATTTGAGGTTGAAACATATCATAAATTCATTGCTATCACCGATGTGGCCATGAACATTGCTCCCAACCTGAAAGATAAGATAGCTATTGTAAACAACTCAGTGGGCTATTTAAATAAGATGGGCATTGCCAATCCTAAAGTAGCTGTACTAGGTGCTATTGAAATGGTAAACGAGAGTATGCAGGCTACTTTAGATGCAGCCTTACTATCAAAAATGAATCAGCGCGATCAAATTAAAAACTGTACTATTGATGGGCCATTGGCCTTTGATAACGCCATAAGTTTTGAAAGTGCCAAGCATAAAAAAATAAAAAGCGCAGTAGCCGGAGATACCGATTTATTATTGGTGCCTGATATTGAGGTGGGTAATGTATTATATAAAACACTGGTGTTTTTTGCTAAAGCGAAAGTAGCCTCTGTTATTTTGGGTGCAAAAGTACCTATTGTGCTTACCTCACGCAGCGATTCCGAAGAATCGAAGTATTACAGCATTGTTTTAGCTGCCATAGGATGA